In one window of Mytilus trossulus isolate FHL-02 chromosome 7, PNRI_Mtr1.1.1.hap1, whole genome shotgun sequence DNA:
- the LOC134725844 gene encoding cytochrome c oxidase assembly protein COX11, mitochondrial-like — MAVLTCMKISTRCCSSLLKNLNTLNRSFSNRAFHNVCITKCKTVLQKQIHIKKVIIYRQLTTKQSNQSNHRSTIMYAMAGGIFMIGAAYAMVPLYRILCQATGVGGTAIAGKIEKVEMMKPVRDRPIVIRFSAEKYASMQWNFKPQQTEVRVVPGETALAFYKATNPTDKPIIGISTYSIEPWEAGQYFNKIQCFCFEEQRLNPKEEVDMPVFFFIDPEFMEDPFMDKVEEIMLSYTFFEAKDSDKLPYPGFPTPKVEAM; from the exons ATGGCAGTCCTGACATGTATGAAGATTTCAACCCGCTGTTGCTCCTcgttattgaaaaatttaaatacactGAACAGATCTTTTTCTAATCGAGCTTTCCACAATGTTTgcattacaaaatgtaaaacagtgttacaaaaacaaatacatattaaaaaagtgATAATTTATAGACAGCttacaacaaaacaaagtaATCAAAGTAATCATAGAAGTACAATCATGTATGCAATGGCTGGTGGGATATTTATGATAGGTGCAGCCTATGCAATGGTACCATTATACAGAATACTTTGTCAG GCCACAGGAGTTGGGGGCACAGCAATTGCTGGTAAAATAGAAAAGGTTGAAATGATGAAACCTGTAAGAGATAGACCCATCGTTATAAGGTTTTCTGCGGAGAAATATGCCTCTATGCAGTGGAACTTTAAACCACAACAAACAGAAGTCAGG GTCGTGCCTGGTGAAACAGCCTTAGCCTTCTACAAAGCAACAAACCCAACAGACAAACCTATAATAGGTATATCTACATACAGTATAGAACCCTGGGAAGCAGGACAATACTTCAATAAAATACAA tgtttctgttttgAAGAACAAAGATTAAATCCAAAGGAAGAG gTTGATATGCCAGTGTTTTTCTTCATTGATCCCGAGTTTATGGAGGACCCTTTCATGGACAAAGTAGAAGAGATAATGTTATCATACACATTTTTTGAGGCAAAAGACTCTGATAAATTACCATACCCAGGGTTTCCAACACCAAAAGTTGAGGCtatgtaa